Proteins encoded within one genomic window of Esox lucius isolate fEsoLuc1 chromosome 12, fEsoLuc1.pri, whole genome shotgun sequence:
- the ddost gene encoding dolichyl-diphosphooligosaccharide--protein glycosyltransferase 48 kDa subunit has product MATQTAYMPTSRCSFMLLCKKRTVSMAHTKSNIWESLFFFLTILSMMHMSLADGKTLVLLDNLNIRDTHSIFFRSLADRGFDLSFKTADDPSLSLIKYGQFLYDHLIIFSPSVEDFGGNINVETITSFIDGGGNVLVAASSDIGDPLRELGSECGIEFDEEKTAVIDHHHYDVSDPGEHTLIVADPENLLKAPTIVGNPNDKPILFKGVGMVADPDNPLVLDILTGSSTSYSYFPDRPITQYPHAVGKNTLLIAGLQARNNARVVFSGSLHFFSDAFFNSAVQKATPGSQRFAHTGNMELAEALSRWVFKEAGVLRVGAVTHHPVGESTPPAAYTITDLVEYSIVIEMLSEGSWVPFDGEDIQLEFVRIDPFVRTYLKKKGDKYSIQFKLPDVYGVFQFKVDYNRLGYTHLYSSTQVSVRPLQHTQYERFIPSAFPYYASVFSMMAGLFVFSVVFLHMKEKEKSD; this is encoded by the exons ATGGCGACGCAGACAGCATACATGCCAACGAGCCGTTGTAGTTTTATGTTATTGTGCAAAAAACGGACAGTAAGCATGGCTCATACCAAATCCAACATTTGGGaatcccttttttttttcttgacgATATTGTCCATGATGCACATGTCATTGGCTGATGGAAAGACACTCGTTTTGTTGGACAACCTCAACATCAGAGACACCCATTCAATCTTCTTCCGCAGTTTAGCAG ATCGTGGCTTTGACCTTTCGTTCAAGACTGCCGAtgatccttctctctccctgatCAAATATGGACAATTTCTCTATGACCACCTCATCATCTTCTCCCCATCTGTTGAAG ACTTTGGAGGCAACATTAATGTTGAGACCATCACTTCTTTCATCGATGGGGGAGGCAATGTCTTGGTTGCTGCCAGCTCTGATATTG GTGACCCCCTGAGAGAGCTGGGCAGTGAATGTGGGATTGAGTTTGATGAAGAGAAGACTGCTGTCATTGACCATCACCATTACGATGTGTCGGACCCTGGTGAG CATACGCTGATTGTTGCTGATCCAGAGAATCTTCTAAAGGCACCCACTATCGTTGGGAACCCCAATGACAAACCCATCCTCTTCAAAGGTGTTGG CATGGTGGCAGACCCAGATAACCCTCTGGTCCTGGATATTCTGACTGGCTCCTCAACCTCCTACTCCTACTTTCCAGACCGACCTATCACACAA TACCCCCATGCTGTTGGAAAGAACACTCTTCTGATTGCTGGGCTCCAGGCCAGGAACAATGCCCGAGTGGTATTTAGTGGCTCACTGCACTTTTTCAGCGATGCCTTCTTCAACTCTGCTGTACAGAAAGCCACTCCTGGCTCCCAGAG GTTCGCTCATACTGGGAACATGGAGTTGGCTGAGGCGTTGTCCCGTTGGGTGTTCAAGGAGGCTGGCGTACTCCGGGTGGGAGCTGTTACCCATCATCCTGTTGGGGAAAGCACCCCTCCTGCAGCCTACACTATCACAGACCTTGTG GAGTACAGCATTGTTATTGAGATGCTGTCTGAGGGCAGCTGGGTTCCTTTTGATGGGGAAGACATACAGTTGGAGTTTGTGAGAATTGACCCCTTTGTCAGGACCTACCTCAAGAAAAAGG GAGATAAATATAGCATCCAGTTCAAGTTGCCTGATGTGTATGGAGTGTTCCAGTTCAAGGTGGACTACAACAGGCTAGGCTATACACACCTGTATTCCTCCACTCAG GTATCGGTTCGTCCGCTGCAGCACACCCAGTATGAGCGCTTCATCCCCTCAGCTTTCCCTTACTACGCCAGTGTTTTCTCCATGATGGCAGGACTCTTTGTTTTCAGCGTAGTCTTCCTTCACatgaaagaaaaggagaagtcTGATTAG